One window of Burkholderia thailandensis E264 genomic DNA carries:
- a CDS encoding site-specific integrase codes for MLTTSERTALISACSQCHNPWIKPVVIFALETAARRGEILALTWQDVDLARRTATLQITKAGQPRRIPLSATCVTMLEALPRSLDGRVFPVSMETVKQAYERAVARAGITNFTFHDLRHDALTRLAKQGLSILELRAISGHATANMLQRYVSIDAGELAMKLG; via the coding sequence GTGCTGACCACATCGGAAAGGACCGCGCTCATCTCGGCTTGCAGTCAGTGTCACAACCCGTGGATTAAGCCTGTCGTGATCTTCGCGCTGGAAACCGCTGCACGACGCGGCGAAATCCTTGCACTGACATGGCAAGACGTTGATTTGGCACGTCGGACGGCGACCCTACAGATTACGAAGGCAGGGCAACCGCGAAGGATTCCGCTATCCGCAACGTGTGTCACCATGCTTGAAGCACTACCGCGCAGCCTTGACGGACGGGTCTTCCCTGTTTCGATGGAAACAGTCAAGCAGGCATACGAACGAGCGGTTGCACGGGCCGGTATCACCAACTTCACTTTCCATGATCTGAGACACGATGCACTGACGCGACTGGCAAAGCAGGGGCTTTCCATTCTGGAACTTCGGGCAATATCCGGTCACGCAACCGCGAACATGCTTCAGCGATACGTGTCGATTGACGCCGGTGAATTGGCAATGAAGCTCGGCTGA
- a CDS encoding IS256 family transposase, whose protein sequence is MPRKRKEEVTIEPGKGLNLDPELIKQLVPGTLDRATINEQLAALKKAIFERALGGELTHHLGYEKGDAKPAGRTNHRNGTSRKRITTDDDLLDVEIPRDREGTFDPVLIAKGERRFTGFDDKIIAMYARGMSVREIQGFLLEMYGIEVSPDFISTVTDAVIDEVREWQQRPLEPMYPVVFFDALRVKIRDEGVVRNKAIYLALGVRRDGTRDVLGLWIEQTEGAKFWLRVVNDLKLRGVQDILIAVVDGLKGFPEAINTVFPETTVQTCIVHLIRNSLDFASWKDRKSVAAALKEVYRAPSAEAAAVALEAFDTSPWGTKYPPIAALWRRAWDQVIPFYAFAPDIRKIVYTTNAIESLHMQLRKIIKARGHFPSDEAALKLIWLALRNVVAKWTGSRHDWKSAMTQFALLYPERFNIGV, encoded by the coding sequence ATGCCACGCAAACGCAAGGAAGAAGTGACGATTGAACCGGGCAAGGGCTTGAACCTGGACCCGGAACTGATCAAGCAACTGGTACCCGGAACGCTGGATCGGGCAACGATCAACGAGCAGCTCGCCGCGCTCAAGAAAGCAATCTTCGAACGCGCGCTGGGCGGCGAACTGACCCACCACCTCGGCTACGAGAAGGGCGATGCCAAGCCGGCAGGCCGCACGAACCACCGCAACGGCACCAGCCGCAAGCGCATCACGACCGACGACGACCTGCTCGACGTCGAGATTCCGCGCGACCGAGAAGGCACCTTCGATCCGGTGCTGATCGCCAAGGGCGAGCGACGCTTCACCGGCTTTGACGACAAGATCATCGCGATGTACGCACGCGGCATGAGCGTGCGGGAGATTCAGGGTTTCCTGCTGGAGATGTACGGCATCGAGGTGTCGCCGGACTTCATCAGTACGGTGACCGATGCCGTGATCGACGAAGTGCGCGAATGGCAGCAGCGGCCGCTCGAGCCGATGTACCCGGTCGTGTTCTTCGACGCCTTGCGAGTCAAGATCCGCGACGAAGGCGTGGTCCGCAACAAGGCGATCTACCTGGCGCTGGGCGTGCGCCGCGACGGCACACGCGACGTGTTGGGCCTTTGGATCGAGCAGACCGAGGGGGCCAAGTTCTGGCTGCGGGTGGTGAACGACCTTAAGCTGCGCGGCGTGCAGGATATCCTGATCGCCGTGGTCGACGGCCTGAAGGGCTTCCCGGAAGCGATCAACACGGTGTTCCCGGAAACGACGGTCCAGACCTGCATCGTGCATCTGATCCGGAACTCACTGGACTTCGCCAGCTGGAAAGACAGGAAATCGGTCGCAGCGGCGCTCAAGGAGGTCTATCGGGCACCGTCGGCCGAAGCGGCCGCCGTGGCGCTGGAAGCGTTCGATACGAGCCCGTGGGGTACGAAATACCCTCCGATTGCCGCGCTCTGGCGCCGAGCCTGGGATCAGGTGATTCCGTTCTACGCCTTCGCGCCTGACATCCGGAAAATTGTATATACGACCAACGCGATCGAGTCGCTGCACATGCAGCTTCGGAAGATCATCAAGGCGCGCGGCCACTTCCCGTCGGACGAGGCCGCGCTCAAACTGATCTGGCTGGCGCTGCGCAACGTCGTTGCCAAGTGGACCGGCTCCCGGCACGATTGGAAGAGTGCCATGACTCAGTTCGCACTGCTTTACCCGGAACGATTCAACATTGGAGTCTGA
- a CDS encoding NAD(P)-dependent oxidoreductase produces the protein MDIGFIGVGEMGSAIAANLLKAGHRVRAWNRSAERVEPLVALGAQRVATIADAFSGDAVFSMLADDEAARGVFDAALLEHAPRGLIHVNMATISVALAEQLAHAHAQRGIHYVAAPVMGRPHVAAAARLTIIAAGPAEAIDRMQPAFDAIGQKTWRLGSLPQHANAVKIAANFTIASAIETMGEAGALLAAHGVAMNDYLDVITNSVFPGPVYQGYGAMIAESRYEPALFKARLGLKDVRLALEAGDAVSVPLPVASVVRDSLIEAVAHGHGDKDFAVLGQVAARRAGR, from the coding sequence ATGGACATCGGATTTATCGGCGTGGGCGAGATGGGCAGCGCGATCGCGGCGAATCTGCTGAAGGCGGGGCATCGCGTTCGGGCGTGGAACCGCTCGGCCGAACGTGTCGAGCCGCTCGTCGCGCTGGGCGCGCAGCGCGTCGCGACGATCGCCGACGCGTTCTCGGGCGACGCGGTGTTCTCGATGCTCGCCGACGATGAGGCCGCGCGCGGCGTGTTCGACGCGGCGCTCCTCGAACACGCGCCGCGCGGCCTCATTCATGTGAACATGGCGACGATTTCGGTCGCGCTTGCCGAGCAGCTCGCGCACGCGCACGCGCAGCGCGGCATTCACTACGTCGCGGCGCCCGTGATGGGGCGTCCGCACGTCGCGGCGGCCGCGCGCCTCACGATCATCGCGGCCGGGCCGGCGGAGGCGATCGACCGGATGCAGCCGGCATTCGACGCGATCGGCCAGAAGACGTGGCGGCTCGGCTCGCTGCCGCAGCACGCGAACGCGGTGAAGATCGCGGCGAACTTCACGATCGCATCGGCGATCGAGACGATGGGCGAGGCGGGCGCGCTCCTCGCTGCGCACGGCGTCGCGATGAACGACTATCTCGACGTGATCACCAACAGCGTGTTCCCCGGCCCCGTTTATCAAGGCTACGGCGCGATGATCGCCGAGTCGCGCTACGAGCCGGCGCTGTTCAAGGCGCGGCTCGGCCTGAAGGACGTGCGGCTCGCGCTCGAGGCGGGCGACGCGGTGTCGGTGCCGCTGCCTGTCGCGAGCGTCGTGCGCGACAGCCTGATCGAAGCGGTCGCGCACGGCCACGGCGACAAGGACTTCGCGGTGCTCGGCCAGGTCGCGGCGCGCCGCGCGGGGCGGTGA
- a CDS encoding MFS transporter, whose protein sequence is MNCPADLRAGPAAGEPRAAPAPTLTPALTVFFSATVGVIVLDLFAAQPLTGPIAAELRLPAGLTGLIAMLPQLGYAAGLVLLVPLIDLLENRRLIVTTLTVCAATLALPAVTHSGALYLAAVFAAGAASSVIQMLVPMAASMAPDEQRGRAVGNVMSGLMLGILLSRPLASLIAGTAGWRAFYGTAAAADIAIAAVLAAKLPLRAPSLSTRYAALLRSLWVLVATERVLQRRALSAALSMGAFSAFWTAIGLRLAAAPFDLGLHGIAMFAFAGATGAIVTPFAGLAGDRGWERRALRGAHVAMLAALVALGVAGAGWARFDPAAHPTLALTLLVAGAAALDAGVVADQTLGRRAINLLNPAARGRLNGLFVGLFFVGGSLGAALAGAAWAWAGWSAVCAVGLAFAGAAFALDWIGARRQAVR, encoded by the coding sequence ATGAACTGCCCTGCCGATCTTCGCGCCGGCCCGGCCGCCGGAGAACCGCGCGCCGCTCCCGCTCCCACACTCACGCCTGCGCTCACCGTGTTCTTTTCGGCGACGGTCGGTGTGATCGTGCTCGACCTGTTCGCCGCGCAGCCGTTGACGGGACCGATCGCGGCCGAACTGCGGCTGCCTGCCGGCCTGACCGGGCTCATTGCGATGCTGCCGCAACTCGGCTATGCGGCGGGCCTCGTGCTGCTCGTGCCGCTCATCGACCTGCTCGAGAACCGCCGGCTCATCGTGACGACGCTCACCGTCTGCGCGGCGACGCTCGCGCTGCCTGCCGTCACGCACTCCGGCGCCCTGTACCTCGCTGCGGTGTTCGCCGCGGGCGCGGCATCGAGCGTGATCCAGATGCTCGTGCCGATGGCGGCGTCGATGGCGCCGGACGAACAGCGCGGCCGCGCGGTCGGCAACGTGATGAGCGGCCTGATGCTCGGCATCCTGCTGTCGCGGCCGCTCGCGAGCCTGATCGCCGGCACGGCCGGCTGGCGCGCGTTCTACGGCACGGCCGCCGCCGCCGACATCGCGATCGCCGCGGTGCTGGCCGCGAAGCTGCCGTTGCGCGCGCCGTCGCTGTCGACTCGTTATGCGGCGCTGCTCCGGTCGCTCTGGGTGCTCGTCGCGACCGAGCGCGTGCTGCAGCGGCGCGCGCTGTCCGCGGCGCTATCGATGGGCGCATTCAGCGCGTTCTGGACCGCGATCGGTCTGCGCCTCGCCGCCGCGCCATTCGATCTCGGCTTGCATGGAATCGCGATGTTCGCGTTCGCCGGCGCGACGGGCGCGATCGTCACGCCGTTCGCGGGGCTGGCCGGCGACCGCGGCTGGGAGCGCCGCGCATTGCGCGGCGCGCACGTGGCCATGCTCGCCGCGCTGGTCGCGCTCGGCGTCGCAGGCGCGGGCTGGGCCCGGTTCGATCCGGCCGCGCATCCGACGCTGGCGCTCACGCTGCTCGTCGCCGGCGCGGCGGCGCTCGATGCGGGCGTCGTCGCCGACCAGACGCTCGGCCGGCGCGCGATCAACCTGCTGAACCCCGCCGCGCGCGGACGGCTCAACGGGCTGTTCGTCGGGCTGTTCTTCGTCGGCGGCTCGCTCGGCGCCGCGCTCGCCGGCGCGGCGTGGGCATGGGCCGGCTGGAGCGCGGTGTGCGCGGTGGGTCTCGCGTTCGCGGGGGCCGCATTCGCGCTCGACTGGATCGGCGCGCGCCGGCAAGCCGTGCGCTGA
- a CDS encoding amino acid permease — translation MQKGSAETDLHRGLGQRQMRLIALGAAIGVGLFLGSANAIKMAGPGIILSYIIGGAVIFVIMRALGEMAVHEPVAGSFSRYARNYLGPLAGYLTGWNYWFLWLVTCIAEITAVGIYMGIWFPDVPRWIWALAALATMGSVNLLTVKAYGEFEFWFALIKVVTIVVMIAVGIAMIALGIGNHGVPMGISNLWAHGGFFPNGAQGVLMSMQMVMFAYLGVEMIGLTAGEAENPQKTIPGAINSVFWRILLFYGGALFVILSIYPWNEIGTQGSPFVMTFERLGIKTAAGIINFVVLTAALSSCNGGIFSTGRMLYNLAQQGHAPRTFGETTASGVPRRAILVSMAALLVGVLLNYLVPEKVFVWVTSISTFGAIWTWGVILVAQMKFRASLAPAQERALRFRMPFWPYGSWVALTFLVLVVGLMAYFPDTRIALYVGPAWLVLLVVLYYALKLEPEGGKEAGLARGYERG, via the coding sequence ATGCAGAAAGGAAGTGCGGAAACCGACCTACACCGAGGACTCGGGCAACGGCAAATGCGCTTGATCGCGCTCGGCGCGGCGATCGGCGTCGGCCTATTTCTCGGCTCGGCAAACGCGATCAAAATGGCGGGCCCCGGCATCATCCTGTCGTACATCATCGGCGGCGCAGTGATCTTCGTGATCATGCGCGCGCTCGGCGAGATGGCCGTGCACGAACCTGTCGCGGGCTCGTTCAGCCGCTACGCGCGCAACTACCTCGGGCCGCTTGCCGGCTACCTGACGGGCTGGAACTACTGGTTCCTCTGGCTCGTCACCTGCATCGCCGAAATCACGGCGGTCGGCATCTACATGGGCATCTGGTTCCCGGACGTGCCGCGCTGGATCTGGGCGCTCGCCGCACTGGCCACGATGGGCTCGGTGAACCTGCTGACCGTGAAGGCTTACGGCGAGTTCGAATTCTGGTTCGCGCTGATCAAGGTGGTGACGATCGTCGTGATGATCGCGGTCGGCATCGCGATGATCGCCTTGGGCATCGGCAATCACGGCGTGCCGATGGGCATCTCGAACCTCTGGGCGCACGGCGGCTTCTTCCCGAACGGCGCACAGGGCGTGCTGATGTCGATGCAGATGGTGATGTTCGCGTATCTCGGCGTCGAAATGATCGGGCTGACGGCGGGCGAAGCGGAGAACCCGCAGAAGACGATTCCGGGCGCGATCAACTCGGTGTTCTGGCGCATCCTGCTCTTCTACGGCGGCGCGCTCTTCGTGATTCTGTCGATCTACCCGTGGAACGAGATCGGCACGCAAGGCAGCCCGTTCGTGATGACGTTCGAGCGGCTCGGCATCAAGACGGCCGCGGGCATCATCAACTTCGTCGTGCTGACGGCGGCGCTTTCGTCGTGCAACGGCGGCATCTTCAGCACGGGACGCATGCTGTACAACCTCGCGCAGCAAGGCCACGCGCCGCGCACGTTCGGCGAGACGACGGCGAGCGGCGTGCCGCGCCGGGCGATCCTGGTTTCGATGGCGGCGCTGCTCGTCGGCGTGCTGCTCAACTACCTGGTGCCGGAAAAGGTGTTCGTCTGGGTGACGTCGATCTCGACGTTCGGGGCGATCTGGACTTGGGGCGTCATTCTCGTTGCGCAGATGAAATTTCGCGCGAGTCTCGCGCCGGCGCAGGAGCGGGCGCTGCGGTTCCGGATGCCGTTCTGGCCGTACGGCTCCTGGGTGGCGCTCACGTTTCTCGTGCTCGTGGTCGGATTGATGGCCTATTTTCCGGATACGCGAATCGCGCTTTATGTCGGACCGGCCTGGCTCGTGTTGCTCGTAGTGCTGTACTACGCGTTGAAGCTCGAGCCCGAAGGCGGGAAGGAGGCGGGGCTGGCGCGCGGGTACGAGCGCGGGTGA
- a CDS encoding YbjN domain-containing protein, which translates to MTKIFEESAVTIETLDAHLRDSGVVPYDVQPDVIRLRTEQGIAYRVFLIPDRKFIRFATYLPLARQAPIDQKHALARRLNEEVFLPVFTIDSDEDLAVSYVMPYGGGMVAGNFVSIVSRFASLLEFVVETYNSDGLIDFGVPSVATVADADSAPTRGELLH; encoded by the coding sequence TTGACGAAAATTTTTGAAGAATCCGCAGTTACCATCGAAACTCTTGACGCCCATCTCCGCGATAGCGGTGTGGTGCCCTACGACGTACAGCCTGATGTCATCCGCTTGCGCACCGAACAAGGCATCGCCTATCGTGTGTTCTTGATCCCTGACCGAAAATTCATCCGATTCGCTACGTACTTGCCACTGGCACGACAAGCTCCAATCGACCAGAAGCACGCACTGGCGCGGCGGCTCAATGAAGAAGTGTTCCTGCCGGTGTTCACTATCGACTCGGACGAAGACCTTGCTGTCTCCTACGTCATGCCGTATGGCGGCGGCATGGTGGCTGGGAACTTCGTGTCCATCGTGAGCAGGTTCGCATCGCTGCTTGAATTCGTAGTCGAGACGTACAACAGCGACGGACTGATCGACTTCGGTGTGCCGAGCGTCGCGACGGTGGCCGACGCCGATTCAGCGCCGACCCGTGGCGAACTGCTGCACTGA
- a CDS encoding LysE family translocator: MNLHTWWLFVATVFVVSAIPGPNMLLVMTHGARHGLRRSTATMSGCMTALVAMLSVSAAGLGVFLEAWPAMFDALRFAGAAYLIYLGVKAWRARIDGQSAADAADAAPHAGRAGAIAPASRWALFRNGFLVAGSNPKAILFAAALLPQFIDASAPTLPQFGILVATFAVIEVSWYIVYASFGTRIGVTLRSANVAKAFNRLTGGLFVGFGAMMALVRH, from the coding sequence ATGAATCTGCATACGTGGTGGCTGTTCGTCGCGACGGTGTTCGTCGTGTCGGCGATTCCCGGTCCGAACATGCTGCTCGTGATGACGCACGGCGCGCGCCACGGGCTGCGGCGTTCGACGGCGACGATGTCGGGCTGCATGACGGCGCTCGTCGCGATGCTGTCGGTGTCCGCCGCGGGCCTCGGCGTGTTCCTGGAAGCATGGCCCGCGATGTTCGACGCGCTGCGCTTCGCGGGCGCCGCGTATCTGATCTACCTCGGCGTGAAGGCGTGGCGCGCGCGCATCGACGGGCAATCCGCGGCGGACGCAGCCGATGCCGCGCCGCACGCGGGCCGTGCGGGCGCAATCGCCCCGGCGTCGCGCTGGGCGCTCTTTCGCAACGGCTTTCTCGTCGCGGGCAGCAACCCGAAGGCGATCCTGTTCGCCGCCGCGCTGCTGCCGCAGTTCATCGACGCATCCGCGCCGACGCTGCCGCAGTTCGGCATACTCGTCGCGACATTCGCGGTGATCGAGGTGAGCTGGTACATCGTCTATGCGTCGTTCGGCACGCGGATCGGCGTGACGCTGCGCAGCGCGAACGTCGCGAAGGCGTTCAACCGGCTGACCGGCGGCCTGTTCGTCGGTTTCGGCGCGATGATGGCGCTCGTGCGGCACTGA
- a CDS encoding Mut7-C RNAse domain-containing protein, with the protein MLTVTFRFYEELNDFLARPLRRREFDHACMRGASVKHAIEALGVPHTEVELILVNGESAPFGRMLEDGDRVAVYPTFEAIDIRPLLRVRAAPLRVTRFIADAHLGGLAQLLRLAGFDTLYDNHYPDDLIEAIAARDARIVLTRDRELLKRRTITHGCYVRALKPQAQLRELFDRLDLAGSARPFRLCLSCNAPLRRIDPAEVEGRAPQGVLQRHTRFVTCDVCRRVFWEGSHWQRMRALIDHVSQPKPPHA; encoded by the coding sequence ATGCTTACCGTGACTTTCCGCTTCTACGAGGAGCTGAACGATTTCCTCGCGCGGCCGCTACGCCGCCGCGAGTTCGATCATGCGTGCATGCGCGGCGCGAGCGTCAAGCATGCGATCGAGGCGCTCGGCGTCCCGCACACCGAAGTCGAGCTGATTCTCGTCAACGGCGAATCGGCGCCGTTCGGCCGCATGCTCGAGGATGGCGACCGCGTCGCCGTCTACCCGACCTTCGAAGCAATCGACATCCGCCCGCTGCTGCGCGTGCGCGCCGCGCCGCTGCGCGTCACGCGCTTCATCGCCGACGCGCATCTGGGCGGGCTCGCGCAATTGCTGCGGCTCGCGGGCTTCGACACGCTGTACGACAACCACTACCCGGACGACCTGATCGAGGCGATCGCGGCGCGCGACGCGCGGATCGTCCTCACGCGCGATCGCGAGCTGCTCAAGCGCCGCACGATCACGCATGGCTGCTACGTGCGTGCATTGAAGCCGCAGGCGCAACTGCGCGAGTTGTTCGACCGGCTCGATCTGGCCGGCAGCGCGCGGCCGTTCCGGCTATGCCTGTCGTGCAACGCGCCGCTGCGACGCATCGATCCCGCCGAGGTCGAAGGCCGCGCGCCGCAAGGCGTGCTGCAGCGTCACACGCGCTTCGTCACCTGCGACGTCTGCCGCCGCGTGTTTTGGGAAGGCTCGCACTGGCAGCGCATGCGCGCGCTGATCGATCACGTGTCGCAGCCGAAGCCGCCGCACGCATGA